In a genomic window of Myxococcales bacterium:
- a CDS encoding sigma 54-interacting transcriptional regulator: protein MENTIVAKGRLEVRGGTLSVKRGAGNKSKLEIGPEITVIGRNEACDLVLDDKRVSAVHVELIATERGVRVRDLGSRNGTFLGDTRVGEVYLLKPTVFSVGESVLEFTPSTPETVEIPEVAAFGPLVGSSAGMRAVFERCRKAAPTELTVLILGETGCGKELVAQAIHQASTRAHKPFVVVDCGSIPPSLAESALFGHERGSFTGAVDKRISPFVEADGGTIFLDELGELPVDVQPKLLRALAEQRIKSVGSNNYKPVNVRVIAATRRDLVREVNAGTFRSDLYFRVAQLRVELPPLRERLEDIPALVRKMMIDIGDKEAYARITSDSLERLMRHDWPGNVRELRNVISVALAFGKEGPLDLAQHLAPLVASSDSTPTRGRTFQDAKRDVLARFEREYFTALYAECSGNVSEIGRRSAMERAHVRGYLRRHGIGDPKAGG from the coding sequence GTGGAAAACACCATCGTCGCCAAGGGACGCCTGGAGGTCCGAGGCGGTACGCTCTCGGTCAAGCGGGGCGCCGGCAACAAGTCGAAGCTCGAGATCGGCCCCGAGATCACCGTGATCGGCCGCAACGAGGCGTGCGATCTCGTGCTCGACGACAAGCGCGTGAGCGCGGTCCACGTCGAGCTCATCGCGACCGAGCGCGGGGTCCGGGTGCGCGACCTCGGCTCGCGCAACGGCACCTTCCTCGGTGACACCCGCGTCGGTGAGGTCTATCTCCTGAAGCCCACCGTGTTCTCGGTCGGCGAGTCGGTCCTCGAGTTCACGCCGAGCACGCCCGAGACCGTCGAGATCCCCGAGGTGGCCGCGTTCGGCCCGCTCGTGGGGTCGAGCGCGGGCATGCGCGCCGTGTTCGAGCGCTGCCGCAAGGCCGCGCCGACCGAGCTCACGGTGCTCATCCTCGGGGAGACCGGCTGCGGCAAGGAGCTCGTCGCGCAGGCCATCCACCAGGCGTCCACCCGCGCGCACAAGCCCTTCGTCGTGGTGGACTGCGGCTCCATCCCGCCCTCGCTCGCGGAGAGCGCGCTCTTCGGCCACGAGCGCGGCAGCTTCACCGGCGCGGTCGACAAGCGCATCTCGCCCTTCGTCGAGGCCGACGGCGGCACGATCTTCCTCGACGAGCTCGGGGAGCTCCCGGTCGACGTGCAGCCGAAGCTGCTTCGCGCGCTCGCCGAGCAGCGCATCAAGAGCGTCGGTTCGAACAACTACAAGCCCGTGAACGTGCGGGTCATCGCCGCCACCCGCCGCGATCTCGTGCGCGAGGTGAACGCCGGCACGTTCCGGAGCGACCTTTATTTCCGTGTGGCGCAGCTCCGCGTCGAGCTGCCGCCGCTCCGCGAGCGCCTCGAAGACATCCCGGCGCTCGTGCGCAAGATGATGATCGACATCGGCGACAAGGAGGCCTACGCGCGCATCACGAGCGACTCGCTCGAGCGGCTCATGCGCCACGACTGGCCTGGCAACGTGCGCGAGCTGCGCAACGTCATCTCGGTCGCGCTCGCCTTCGGCAAGGAGGGGCCGCTCGACCTCGCGCAGCACCTCGCGCCGCTCGTGGCCTCGAGCGACTCGACCCCCACCCGCGGGCGCACCTTCCAAGACGCGAAGCGCGACGTGCTCGCGCGGTTCGAGCGCGAGTACTTCACGGCGCTGTACGCCGAGTGCAGCGGCAACGTGAGCGAGATTGGGCGGCGCTCCGCCATGGAGCGCGCGCACGTGCGCGGCTACCTCCGCCGCCACGGAATCGGCGATCCGAAGGCCGGCGGTTAA
- a CDS encoding cation-translocating P-type ATPase: MERTPPSATTPAGGSAPTAFHVEAPEVLLERLKATPVGLTAKEAAARLLTAGPNELPAPPPPSALKQFFGQFANPIVGTLLVAGVVAVVNGAGNAQEGFLSRWGDAISIVLIVVLNAVLGYVQERRAGAALDALQKMLSPSARVLRDELPTVVPAREVVPGDILEVEPGDAIAADARILQAIDLSVDEASLTGESVPATKDARAELAIDAPLGDQATMLFVGTLVVRGKGRALVVATGPETQLGKVSTLMSAPRESTTPLEERLEHFGKRILWACLVLSALIFAWGLYLGKETWQQILLGAVSLAVAAIPEGLPAITTITLALGMQRMAKRGAIVRKLAAVETLGSATVICTDKTGTLTQNEMTVREVFCGGRSYDVTGTGYEPVGELMNVDGSPADTDYAPLRHLLASVALANSARLEVGEGGRHRVVGDPTEGALLTLSAKGGQPKESVLPSHRILKELPFDSDRKRMTVLTLDAKGREIVHTKGSTDVLLPLCHAHETAEGIVELTDEQRAVIQGEADRMSGEALRVLAVARRELPRHVHDDASADHHGDLEQRLCFLGLVAMIDPPRVGVKEAVRACADAGVRAVMITGDHKLTAVAIARELGLWEEGAIALTGTELAALSDEALAARIDAARVFARVTAEQKLRIVRAFKARGHVVAMTGDGVNDAPALREAHIGVAMGKDGTDVARGAADMVLADDNFATIVEAVREGRAIWRNIQKFIFFLLSSNAGLVVTVFVAAFLPGLPPLRPIMILWINLVTNGLPALALGVDPPDDSQMLEPPREVAAGLLGKREYFGIAFVGVVMGGLGVACYLYPWELGPGVAEPERVLYGRALAFSLLALSPLFHAFSCRSATRSIFKLRPGFSGPLLIAVALSAAIHLVSVLVPSLRVVFQTYALTGAHWLVLVVLSILIVPVIEGTKVLQRVAVVGKSLGPMSRRA, from the coding sequence TTGGAACGTACCCCGCCCAGCGCAACCACACCCGCCGGGGGCTCGGCGCCCACGGCGTTCCACGTCGAGGCCCCCGAGGTCCTGCTCGAGCGCCTGAAGGCCACCCCCGTGGGCCTCACCGCGAAGGAGGCGGCCGCTCGCCTGCTCACCGCGGGCCCGAACGAGCTCCCGGCGCCGCCGCCGCCGAGCGCCTTGAAGCAGTTCTTCGGGCAGTTCGCGAACCCCATCGTCGGGACCCTGCTGGTGGCTGGCGTCGTGGCCGTGGTGAATGGTGCCGGCAACGCGCAGGAGGGCTTCCTCTCACGCTGGGGTGACGCGATCTCGATCGTCCTCATCGTCGTGCTGAACGCGGTGCTCGGGTACGTGCAGGAGCGCCGCGCGGGGGCCGCGCTCGACGCCCTCCAGAAGATGCTCTCGCCCTCGGCGCGCGTGCTGCGCGACGAGCTCCCCACGGTCGTCCCGGCGCGGGAGGTCGTGCCCGGCGACATCCTCGAGGTCGAGCCCGGCGACGCCATCGCGGCCGACGCGCGCATCCTCCAGGCGATCGATCTGTCGGTCGACGAGGCCTCCCTGACGGGCGAGTCGGTGCCCGCCACCAAAGACGCGCGCGCGGAGCTCGCGATCGACGCGCCGCTCGGCGACCAAGCCACGATGCTCTTCGTCGGCACCCTCGTCGTGCGCGGGAAGGGGCGCGCGCTCGTGGTGGCGACCGGCCCCGAAACCCAGCTCGGGAAGGTCTCCACGCTCATGAGCGCGCCGCGCGAGAGCACTACGCCCCTCGAGGAGCGCCTCGAGCACTTCGGCAAGCGCATCCTGTGGGCGTGCCTCGTGCTTTCGGCGCTGATTTTCGCCTGGGGTCTCTACCTAGGCAAGGAGACCTGGCAGCAGATCCTCCTCGGAGCCGTGAGCCTCGCGGTCGCGGCCATCCCCGAGGGGCTCCCCGCCATCACCACCATCACGCTCGCGCTCGGCATGCAGCGCATGGCGAAGCGTGGGGCGATCGTGCGGAAGCTCGCCGCGGTCGAGACGCTCGGCAGCGCCACGGTCATCTGCACCGACAAGACCGGGACGCTCACCCAGAACGAGATGACCGTCCGCGAGGTGTTCTGCGGGGGGCGGAGCTACGACGTCACCGGCACGGGCTACGAGCCCGTCGGCGAGCTCATGAACGTCGACGGCTCGCCTGCGGACACCGACTACGCGCCGCTGCGTCACCTGCTCGCCAGCGTCGCCCTGGCGAACTCGGCCCGCCTCGAAGTAGGCGAGGGGGGGCGCCACCGGGTCGTGGGCGATCCCACCGAGGGCGCGCTGCTGACGCTCTCCGCGAAGGGTGGGCAGCCCAAGGAGTCGGTGCTCCCGAGCCACCGAATCCTGAAGGAGCTGCCCTTCGACAGCGATCGAAAGCGCATGACCGTGCTCACTCTCGACGCCAAGGGGCGCGAGATCGTCCACACGAAGGGCAGCACCGACGTGCTCCTGCCGCTGTGCCACGCGCACGAGACCGCGGAGGGGATCGTCGAGCTCACCGACGAGCAGCGCGCGGTGATCCAGGGGGAGGCCGACCGCATGAGCGGAGAGGCCCTCCGCGTGCTGGCGGTCGCCCGGCGCGAGCTCCCTCGGCACGTGCACGACGACGCGAGCGCCGATCACCACGGCGATCTCGAGCAGCGGCTCTGCTTCCTCGGCCTCGTCGCCATGATCGATCCGCCGCGCGTCGGGGTGAAGGAGGCCGTGCGGGCCTGCGCCGACGCCGGCGTGCGCGCGGTGATGATCACCGGCGATCACAAGCTCACCGCGGTCGCGATCGCGCGCGAGCTCGGCCTGTGGGAGGAGGGCGCGATCGCCCTCACGGGGACCGAGCTCGCCGCGCTCTCCGACGAGGCGCTGGCGGCGCGTATCGACGCGGCCCGCGTGTTCGCGCGCGTCACCGCCGAGCAGAAGCTTCGCATCGTGCGGGCCTTCAAGGCGCGCGGGCACGTGGTCGCGATGACCGGCGACGGCGTGAACGACGCCCCCGCGCTGCGCGAAGCGCACATCGGCGTGGCGATGGGCAAGGACGGCACCGACGTGGCGCGCGGCGCGGCCGACATGGTGCTCGCCGACGACAACTTCGCGACGATCGTCGAGGCCGTCCGCGAGGGCCGGGCGATCTGGCGAAACATCCAGAAGTTCATCTTCTTCCTGCTCTCGTCGAACGCCGGGCTCGTCGTCACGGTCTTCGTCGCCGCGTTCCTCCCTGGGCTGCCGCCGCTGCGCCCCATCATGATCTTGTGGATCAACCTCGTGACCAACGGGCTCCCCGCGCTCGCGCTCGGCGTGGACCCGCCCGACGACTCCCAGATGCTCGAGCCTCCGCGCGAGGTTGCGGCCGGGCTGCTCGGAAAGCGCGAGTATTTCGGCATCGCGTTCGTGGGGGTGGTGATGGGGGGGCTCGGGGTGGCCTGCTACCTGTACCCATGGGAGCTCGGGCCTGGCGTCGCGGAGCCCGAGCGGGTGCTCTACGGGCGAGCCTTGGCGTTCTCTCTCCTCGCGCTGTCGCCCCTGTTCCACGCGTTCAGCTGCCGGTCAGCGACCCGCTCGATCTTCAAGCTCCGTCCAGGCTTCTCGGGGCCGCTGCTCATCGCCGTGGCGCTCAGCGCTGCGATCCACCTCGTCTCGGTGCTGGTCCCGAGCCTCCGGGTGGTCTTCCAGACCTACGCGTTGACGGGCGCCCACTGGCTCGTGCTGGTCGTGCTCTCGATCCTCATCGTCCCGGTGATCGAAGGCACGAAGGTGCTTCAGCGCGTGGCGGTCGTCGGAAAGAGCCTGGGGCCCATGTCGCGGCGTGCGTGA